One region of Gossypium raimondii isolate GPD5lz chromosome 6, ASM2569854v1, whole genome shotgun sequence genomic DNA includes:
- the LOC105773990 gene encoding putative L-ascorbate peroxidase 6 isoform X1 translates to MTSSSATLSSSSFSSTSALSSSKFRFKFPSFSRTSSLSSRAQPFTASSSTTTHNISGEIRHCSLSRRRGLAFTATLPFLLPLHEFVDSVAAKAVESGSGQSEYLRIKEEIIKVVTKGKAAGVLRLVFHDAGTYEMDENSGGMNGSIVYELERPENVGLKKSLKAPSMYLYVLEKAKKEIEAIQSVSWADMIAVGGAEAVSICGGPKIPVTLGRLDSGESDPEGKMPEESLDASGLKQCFRRKGFSTQELVALSGAHTLGSKGFGSPVAFDNSYFKILLEKPWNSSAGMTSMIGLPSDRAIVEDDECLRWITKYADDQNMFFEDFKNAYMKLVNCGAKWKSM, encoded by the exons ATGACGAGTTCATCAGCAACCTTAAGCTcctcttcattttcttcaacCTCAGCCCTATCTTCATCTAAATTCAGATTCAAATTTCCCTCCTTTTCACGAACCTCCTCTCTCTCATCTCGCGCCCAGCCATTCACCGCTTCTTCTTCCACCACCACCCACAACATCTCAG GAGAAATTCGTCATTGCAGTTTGAGTAGGAGGAGAGGGCTGGCTTTTACTGCAACGCTACCGTTTCTTCTTCCTCTGCATGAATTTGTAGACTCTGTTGCCGCTAAGGCAGTTGA GTCAGGTTCGGGTCAAAGCGAGTATCTGCGTATAAAGGAAGAGATAATTAAAGTAGTAACAAAGGGAAAGGCTGCTGGTGTTCTTCGTTTGGTATTTCATGATGCTGGAACCTatgaaatggatgaaaattcAG GTGGTATGAATGGTTCCATAGTTTATGAACTCGAAAGACCTGAAAATGTGGGCCTCAAGAAATCTCTGAAGGCACCGTCTATGTATTTATAT GTTCTAGAGAAAGCCAAGAAAGAAATCGAAGCTATACaatcag TATCATGGGCAGACATGATTGCTGTTGGTGGAGCTGAAGCTGTTTCCATTTGCGGAGGTCCGAAAATCCCAGTTACATTAGGCCGACTAGATTCTGG GGAGTCAGACCCTGAAGGTAAGATGCCTGAAGAGTCTCTGGATGCTTCTGGCTTGAAGCAGTGTTTTCGACGAAAGGGCTTCTC AACACAAGAACTAGTTGCTCTGTCTGGGGCTCATACTCTTGGCAGTAAAGGTTTCGGAAGTCCGGTTGCTTTCGATAACTCGTACTTCAAAATTCTTCTGGAGAAGCCATGGAATTCTTCTG CTGGTATGACAAGCATGATCGGACTTCCTTCAGACCGTGCCATTGTAGAGGATGACGAATGCTTAAG GTGGATCACAAAATATGCAGACGATCAGAATATGTTCTTTGAAGATTTTAAGAATGCATATATGAAACTAGTCAATTGTGGTGCAAAGTGGAAGAGCATGTAA
- the LOC105771821 gene encoding LOW QUALITY PROTEIN: G-type lectin S-receptor-like serine/threonine-protein kinase SD2-5 (The sequence of the model RefSeq protein was modified relative to this genomic sequence to represent the inferred CDS: inserted 6 bases in 4 codons; substituted 7 bases at 7 genomic stop codons), whose amino-acid sequence METKGFIDFIGFLPLFTLFVSNISMANTWFIGSIELGFQGSQINWIDNNGLFLVSNNSLFGFGFTTTKDVTLFFLVIMHLETTKVIWVANRDFPVLNSDQFVLEKNGNVLLHKGPSVVXTTNSGGTGNGMYGLVLQDSGNLVLQKGDGKVMWQSFAYPSDTXMFKQGMKLESNLNLSSLSYVLKIEHGNMVLSAIYLNPQPYWSMGKDARRNIDKNGGEVAFASIDRNLWRFFDESKMLLWXFSILXNATWIAVLGSDGFIRFFDLNTKGSSGTSKGLDDPCGTPEACTPYFVCSGLVGNTXCQCLLELSPSTCKTGIASHCGNGKDDDVALVDVGTGLDYFALGYVSPSLKTDLSGCKAFCVSSCHYMVMFYDNSSRNCFLFDDVGSFQSSKHKSDLVAFVKMSRNENGGEGTKGTRAFPYVVIIVVFAVVFILSLLFVXLRYYKRKRAMLESPGDILEEDTFLEGLTGMPTRFTYNDLQIAMNNFFVKLRQGGFGSVYQGTLLDGTXLAVKKLECIGQGTKEFRPEVGIIGCIHHLHLVQLKGFYVKGSNRLLAYEYMANGSLDKWIFRRNGEEXLLDXETRINIVVETVKELAYLHEDSDAKIVHCDIKSENILLDDNFLAKVSDFGLAKLMTREQSHVFTTLRGTRGYLAPEWITNYARSEKSDVYSYGMLLLEIIGGRKNFNPSECSEKSYFPSFAFXMLEAGKLIDIIDPQLSIEGKEERIYTTIKVALWCIQEYMHLRPSMKKVVQMLEGLFLVPKPSMSSPLGSELXFESIGVIGDGTVSASALSEFNGGDYLSTVRLSGSR is encoded by the exons ATGGAAACTAAGGGTTTTATTGATTTCATTGGCTTCTTACCACTGTTCACCCTTTTTGTCTCCAACATATCTATGGCCAACACTTGGTTCATTGGGTCTATCGAACTGGGTTTTCAAGGTTCTCAAATAAATTGGATCGACAATAATGGGTTGTTCCTAGTATCAAACAACTCATTGTTTGGTTTTGGCTTCACCACTACCAAAGATGTCACATTGTTTTTCCTGGTTATCATGCATTTGGAGACCACAAAGGTCATTTGGGTAGCTAACAGAGACTTCCCTGTTTTGAATTCAGACCAGTTTGTGCTCGAAAAAAATGGCAATGTTTTGTTACATAAAGGGCCAAGTGTTGTCTGAACGACAAACAGTGGTGGCACTGGCAATGGGATGTACGGTCTGGTGTTGCAGGATTCAGGGAATTTGGTTTTGCAAAAGGGTGATGGGAAAGTAATGTGGCAAAGCTTTGCTTATCCTTCGGATA CCATGTTTAAACAAGGGATGAAACTTGAAAGCAATCTTAATCTTAGTAGCTTGAGTTATGTCCTCAAAATCGAGCATGGAAACATGGTTCTCTCCGCCATTTACTTGAATCCACAGCCATATTGGTCGATGGGAAAGGATGCTCGAAGGAACATTGACAAAAACGGTGGAGAGGTGGCTTTTGCTTCTATTGATCGGAATTTATGGAGGTTCTTCGATGAAAGTAAAATGTTGTTGTGGTAGTTTAGTATCTT GAATGCAACTTGGATCGCAGTGTTGGGAAGTGATGGGTTTATAAGGTTCTTCGATCTAAATACAAAAGGGTCTTCGGGAACTTCAAAAGGTCTCGATGATCCGTGTGGGACACCCGAAGCTTGTACGCCTTATTTTGTTTGCTCCGGTTTGGTAGGAAACACTTAGTGCCAATGTCTATTGGAGCTTAGTCCGAGCACTTGCAAAACAGGTATTGCTTCCCATTGTGGTAATGGAAAGGATGATGATGTAGCTCTTGTAGATGTAGGAACCGGGCTCGATTATTTTGCACTTGGCTATGTTTCTCCTTCATTGAAAACAGATCTGAGTGGCTGCAAAGCATTTTGTGTTAGTAGTTGCCACTATATGGTTATGTTCTATGACAATAGCTCAAGGAATTGTTTCCTTTTTGATGACGTTGGGAGCTTCCAAAGCTCTAAACACAAGTCTGATTTGGTTGCTTTTGTGAAGATGTCGAGAAATGAAAATGGTGGAGAGGGTACAAAAGGGACACGAGCCTTCCCATATGTTGTGATTATAGTGGTTTTTGCTGTAGTTTTCATTTTAAGCTTACTTTTTGT ATTGAGATACTATAAGAGAAAAAGAGCAATGCTAGAATCTCCTGGTGACATTTTAGAAGAAGATACCTTTTTGGAGGGTTTAACTGGGATGCCTACTCGGTTCACTTATAACGACCTTCAAATTGCTATGAATAACTTCTTTGTTAAGCTCAGACAGGGAGGATTCGGCTCGGTGTACCAAGGAACACTTCTTGATGGAACTTAGCTTGCTGTGAAGAAATTGGAATGTATTGGTCAAGGGACAAAAGAATTTCGACCTGAAGTTGGCATTATCGGATGTATCCATCACCTCCATCTAGTCCAATTGAAAGGCTTCTATGTGAAAGGAAGCAATCGGCTTCTTGCTTATGAATACATGGCAAATGGTTCCTTAGATAAATGGATCTTCagaagaaatggagaagaaTAATTGCTGGATTGAGAAACGAGGATCAATATTGTAGTGGAAACAGTTAAAGAGCTAGCTTATCTCCATGAAGATTCTGATGCAAAGATAGTGCATTGTGACATAAAGTCGGAAAACATATTACTTGATGACAATTTCCTGGCGAAAGTCTCCGATTTTGGCTTGGCAAAGCTAATGACTAGAGAGCAAAGCCATGTTTTCACTACTCTAAGGGGCACCAGGGGGTACCTCGCACCTGAATGGATCACAAACTACGCAAGATCAGAGAAAAGTGACGTTTACAGCTATGGCATGCTGCTGCTGGAGATCATTGGGGGAAGGAAAAACTTCAACCCCTCTGAATGTTCAGAAAAATCGTATTTCCCATCCTTCGCTTTCTAGATGTTAGAGGCAGGGAAGCTTATCGATATCATTGATCCACAGCTGAGCATAGAAGGCAAGGAGGAGCGCATTTACACTACTATCAAAGTTGCATTATGGTGCATACAGGAATATATGCATTTAAGGCCATCAATGAAAAAAGTTGTTCAAATGCTAGAAGGTCTCTTCCTTGTTCCAAAACCATCAATGTCTTCTCCGTTAGGTTCTGAGC CATTCGAATCGATAGGCGTGATTGGAGATGGCACAGTTTCAGCCTCAGCACTATCGGAGTTCAACGGTGGTGATTATCTTTCAACTGTTCGGCTTTCTGGTTCTAGATAA
- the LOC105773990 gene encoding putative L-ascorbate peroxidase 6 isoform X2 yields MTSSSATLSSSSFSSTSALSSSKFRFKFPSFSRTSSLSSRAQPFTASSSTTTHNISGEIRHCSLSRRRGLAFTATLPFLLPLHEFVDSVAAKAVESGSGQSEYLRIKEEIIKVVTKGKAAGVLRLVFHDAGTYEMDENSGGMNGSIVYELERPENVGLKKSLKVLEKAKKEIEAIQSVSWADMIAVGGAEAVSICGGPKIPVTLGRLDSGESDPEGKMPEESLDASGLKQCFRRKGFSTQELVALSGAHTLGSKGFGSPVAFDNSYFKILLEKPWNSSAGMTSMIGLPSDRAIVEDDECLRWITKYADDQNMFFEDFKNAYMKLVNCGAKWKSM; encoded by the exons ATGACGAGTTCATCAGCAACCTTAAGCTcctcttcattttcttcaacCTCAGCCCTATCTTCATCTAAATTCAGATTCAAATTTCCCTCCTTTTCACGAACCTCCTCTCTCTCATCTCGCGCCCAGCCATTCACCGCTTCTTCTTCCACCACCACCCACAACATCTCAG GAGAAATTCGTCATTGCAGTTTGAGTAGGAGGAGAGGGCTGGCTTTTACTGCAACGCTACCGTTTCTTCTTCCTCTGCATGAATTTGTAGACTCTGTTGCCGCTAAGGCAGTTGA GTCAGGTTCGGGTCAAAGCGAGTATCTGCGTATAAAGGAAGAGATAATTAAAGTAGTAACAAAGGGAAAGGCTGCTGGTGTTCTTCGTTTGGTATTTCATGATGCTGGAACCTatgaaatggatgaaaattcAG GTGGTATGAATGGTTCCATAGTTTATGAACTCGAAAGACCTGAAAATGTGGGCCTCAAGAAATCTCTGAAG GTTCTAGAGAAAGCCAAGAAAGAAATCGAAGCTATACaatcag TATCATGGGCAGACATGATTGCTGTTGGTGGAGCTGAAGCTGTTTCCATTTGCGGAGGTCCGAAAATCCCAGTTACATTAGGCCGACTAGATTCTGG GGAGTCAGACCCTGAAGGTAAGATGCCTGAAGAGTCTCTGGATGCTTCTGGCTTGAAGCAGTGTTTTCGACGAAAGGGCTTCTC AACACAAGAACTAGTTGCTCTGTCTGGGGCTCATACTCTTGGCAGTAAAGGTTTCGGAAGTCCGGTTGCTTTCGATAACTCGTACTTCAAAATTCTTCTGGAGAAGCCATGGAATTCTTCTG CTGGTATGACAAGCATGATCGGACTTCCTTCAGACCGTGCCATTGTAGAGGATGACGAATGCTTAAG GTGGATCACAAAATATGCAGACGATCAGAATATGTTCTTTGAAGATTTTAAGAATGCATATATGAAACTAGTCAATTGTGGTGCAAAGTGGAAGAGCATGTAA
- the LOC105771823 gene encoding uncharacterized protein LOC105771823, whose product MITLKSGKELQETKVCNQTSKEGTEKEVTRPNSFDEMPKTLMTPPYFPQRSAKTKKDTQEEEIFETFCKVEVNIPLLDAIKQVPHYAKLFKELCTSKKKLNGNENVRMRENVFVVIQKKLLKKCKDPGASINVMPYSIYSANRMGPLKETGVIIQLADRTNVYPTSVLEDVWVQVNGLVFPVDFYVIEMEEENSSDPNLILLGRPFLKTSKIIINVYEGTLTMEFDGEVIKFNIHDAMKYPNIACSLFALDVIDPLVQEGDSL is encoded by the exons ATGATTACTTTGAAAAGTGGTAAAGAATTGCAAGAAACAAAAGTGTGTAACCAAACTTCAAAGGAAGGAACTGAGAAAGAAGTGACACGTCCAAATTCCTTCGATGAAATGCCAAAGACATTGATGACGCCACCTTATTTTCCTCAAAGATCAGCCAAAACCAAGAAAGATACACAAGAAGAGGAAATCTTTGAGACTTTTTGTAAAGTCGAGGTAAACATCCCATTACTTGATGCTATTAAACAAGTACCTCACTATGCAAAACTTTTCAAGGAGTTGTGCACCAGCAAGAAGAAACTCAATGGAAATGAGAATGTAAGAATGAGAGAAAATGTATTTGTGGTTATTCAAAAGAAGCTCCTTAAAAAATGCAAGGATCCAG GTGCTTCTATTAATGTTATGCCTTATTCTATTTATTCTGCTAATAGAATGGGCCCTTTAAAAGAAACTGGAGTAATTATCCAACTTGCTGATCGAACAAATGTGTATCCAACCAGTGTTTTGGAAGATGTTTGGGTTCAAGTTAATGGTCTGGTTTTTCCTGTAGATTTCTATGTCATagaaatggaagaagaaaactCTTCTGATCCTAACTTGATTTTGTTAGGAAGGCCGTTTttgaaaacatcaaaaataataattaatgtgtATGAAGGTACTCTCACTATGGAATTTGATGGGGAAGTTATCAAATTCAACATCCATGATGCCATGAAATATCCTAATATTGCATGTTCATTGTTTGCTTTAGATGTCATTGACCCTTTGGTCCAAGAAGGAGATAGCTTGTAA
- the LOC105773990 gene encoding putative L-ascorbate peroxidase 6 isoform X4, which produces MTSSSATLSSSSFSSTSALSSSKFRFKFPSFSRTSSLSSRAQPFTASSSTTTHNISGEIRHCSLSRRRGLAFTATLPFLLPLHEFVDSVAAKAVESGSGQSEYLRIKEEIIKVVTKGKAAGVLRLVFHDAGTYEMDENSGGMNGSIVYELERPENVGLKKSLKAPSMYLYVLEKAKKEIEAIQSVSWADMIAVGGAEAVSICGGPKIPVTLGRLDSGESDPEGKMPEESLDASGLKQCFRRKGFSTQELVALSGAHTLGSKGFGSPVAFDNSYFKILLEKPWNSSAGMTSMIGLPSDRAIVEDDECLSGTNEVWLFENEHLHA; this is translated from the exons ATGACGAGTTCATCAGCAACCTTAAGCTcctcttcattttcttcaacCTCAGCCCTATCTTCATCTAAATTCAGATTCAAATTTCCCTCCTTTTCACGAACCTCCTCTCTCTCATCTCGCGCCCAGCCATTCACCGCTTCTTCTTCCACCACCACCCACAACATCTCAG GAGAAATTCGTCATTGCAGTTTGAGTAGGAGGAGAGGGCTGGCTTTTACTGCAACGCTACCGTTTCTTCTTCCTCTGCATGAATTTGTAGACTCTGTTGCCGCTAAGGCAGTTGA GTCAGGTTCGGGTCAAAGCGAGTATCTGCGTATAAAGGAAGAGATAATTAAAGTAGTAACAAAGGGAAAGGCTGCTGGTGTTCTTCGTTTGGTATTTCATGATGCTGGAACCTatgaaatggatgaaaattcAG GTGGTATGAATGGTTCCATAGTTTATGAACTCGAAAGACCTGAAAATGTGGGCCTCAAGAAATCTCTGAAGGCACCGTCTATGTATTTATAT GTTCTAGAGAAAGCCAAGAAAGAAATCGAAGCTATACaatcag TATCATGGGCAGACATGATTGCTGTTGGTGGAGCTGAAGCTGTTTCCATTTGCGGAGGTCCGAAAATCCCAGTTACATTAGGCCGACTAGATTCTGG GGAGTCAGACCCTGAAGGTAAGATGCCTGAAGAGTCTCTGGATGCTTCTGGCTTGAAGCAGTGTTTTCGACGAAAGGGCTTCTC AACACAAGAACTAGTTGCTCTGTCTGGGGCTCATACTCTTGGCAGTAAAGGTTTCGGAAGTCCGGTTGCTTTCGATAACTCGTACTTCAAAATTCTTCTGGAGAAGCCATGGAATTCTTCTG CTGGTATGACAAGCATGATCGGACTTCCTTCAGACCGTGCCATTGTAGAGGATGACGAATGCTTAAG CGGGACAAATGAAGTATGGTTATTTGAGAATGAACACTTGCATGCATGA
- the LOC105773990 gene encoding putative L-ascorbate peroxidase 6 isoform X3 — translation MTSSSATLSSSSFSSTSALSSSKFRFKFPSFSRTSSLSSRAQPFTASSSTTTHNISGEIRHCSLSRRRGLAFTATLPFLLPLHEFVDSVAAKAVESGSGQSEYLRIKEEIIKVVTKGKAAGVLRLVFHDAGTYEMDENSGGMNGSIVYELERPENVLEKAKKEIEAIQSVSWADMIAVGGAEAVSICGGPKIPVTLGRLDSGESDPEGKMPEESLDASGLKQCFRRKGFSTQELVALSGAHTLGSKGFGSPVAFDNSYFKILLEKPWNSSAGMTSMIGLPSDRAIVEDDECLRWITKYADDQNMFFEDFKNAYMKLVNCGAKWKSM, via the exons ATGACGAGTTCATCAGCAACCTTAAGCTcctcttcattttcttcaacCTCAGCCCTATCTTCATCTAAATTCAGATTCAAATTTCCCTCCTTTTCACGAACCTCCTCTCTCTCATCTCGCGCCCAGCCATTCACCGCTTCTTCTTCCACCACCACCCACAACATCTCAG GAGAAATTCGTCATTGCAGTTTGAGTAGGAGGAGAGGGCTGGCTTTTACTGCAACGCTACCGTTTCTTCTTCCTCTGCATGAATTTGTAGACTCTGTTGCCGCTAAGGCAGTTGA GTCAGGTTCGGGTCAAAGCGAGTATCTGCGTATAAAGGAAGAGATAATTAAAGTAGTAACAAAGGGAAAGGCTGCTGGTGTTCTTCGTTTGGTATTTCATGATGCTGGAACCTatgaaatggatgaaaattcAG GTGGTATGAATGGTTCCATAGTTTATGAACTCGAAAGACCTGAAAAT GTTCTAGAGAAAGCCAAGAAAGAAATCGAAGCTATACaatcag TATCATGGGCAGACATGATTGCTGTTGGTGGAGCTGAAGCTGTTTCCATTTGCGGAGGTCCGAAAATCCCAGTTACATTAGGCCGACTAGATTCTGG GGAGTCAGACCCTGAAGGTAAGATGCCTGAAGAGTCTCTGGATGCTTCTGGCTTGAAGCAGTGTTTTCGACGAAAGGGCTTCTC AACACAAGAACTAGTTGCTCTGTCTGGGGCTCATACTCTTGGCAGTAAAGGTTTCGGAAGTCCGGTTGCTTTCGATAACTCGTACTTCAAAATTCTTCTGGAGAAGCCATGGAATTCTTCTG CTGGTATGACAAGCATGATCGGACTTCCTTCAGACCGTGCCATTGTAGAGGATGACGAATGCTTAAG GTGGATCACAAAATATGCAGACGATCAGAATATGTTCTTTGAAGATTTTAAGAATGCATATATGAAACTAGTCAATTGTGGTGCAAAGTGGAAGAGCATGTAA